One window of the Pseudomonas sp. S04 genome contains the following:
- the rplJ gene encoding 50S ribosomal protein L10 — MAINLEDKKAIVAEVNEAAKAALSAVVADARGVTVGAMTGLRKEAREAGVYVRVVRNTLLKRAVADTEYSVLNDVFTGPTLIAFSKDHPGAAARLFKEFAKSQDKFEIKAAAFEGKFLAANQIDVLATLPTRNEAISQLMSVIQGATSKLARTLAAVREQKEAAAA; from the coding sequence GTGGCAATTAATCTCGAAGACAAGAAGGCCATCGTCGCTGAAGTCAACGAGGCTGCCAAAGCTGCTCTGTCCGCTGTCGTGGCTGATGCCCGTGGTGTGACAGTAGGCGCTATGACCGGACTCCGTAAAGAGGCTCGTGAAGCTGGCGTATACGTACGTGTTGTACGTAACACCCTGCTCAAACGCGCTGTTGCTGACACTGAATACAGTGTCCTCAACGACGTGTTCACCGGCCCGACTCTGATCGCGTTCTCCAAAGATCATCCAGGCGCTGCTGCCCGTTTGTTCAAGGAATTCGCCAAGAGTCAGGATAAGTTCGAGATCAAGGCAGCTGCGTTCGAGGGCAAGTTCCTCGCAGCTAACCAAATCGACGTACTGGCAACACTGCCGACCCGTAACGAAGCTATTTCTCAGCTGATGAGCGTGATTCAAGGCGCTACCAGCAAGTTGGCTCGTACTCTGGCTGCAGTTCGCGAGCAAAAAGAAGCTGCCGCAGCCTAA
- the rplL gene encoding 50S ribosomal protein L7/L12, which yields MSISQDDILNAVAEMSVLQVVELIKAFEEKFGVSAAAASAGPAAAAAVVEEQTEFNVMLTEAGEKKVNVIKAVRELTGLGLKEAKAVVDGAPAMVLEAVSKDAADKAKATLEEAGAKVELK from the coding sequence ATGTCTATCTCCCAAGACGATATCCTCAACGCCGTAGCTGAAATGTCGGTTCTGCAGGTTGTTGAGCTGATCAAAGCTTTCGAAGAAAAATTCGGCGTTTCCGCTGCTGCTGCATCGGCTGGTCCAGCTGCTGCTGCCGCCGTTGTTGAAGAGCAAACCGAATTCAACGTCATGCTGACCGAAGCTGGCGAGAAGAAAGTAAACGTGATCAAGGCAGTACGTGAACTGACCGGTCTGGGCCTGAAAGAAGCCAAGGCTGTAGTTGACGGCGCTCCTGCCATGGTTCTGGAAGCTGTTTCGAAAGACGCAGCTGACAAAGCCAAAGCAACTCTGGAAGAAGCAGGCGCTAAAGTCGAGCTGAAGTAA
- the rpoB gene encoding DNA-directed RNA polymerase subunit beta, translating to MAYSYTEKKRIRKDFSKLPDVMDVPYLLAIQLDSYREFLQAGATKDQFRDVGLHAAFKSVFPIISYSGNAALEYVGYRLGEPAFDVKECVLRGVTYAVPLRVKVRLIIFDKESSNKAIKDIKEQEVYMGEIPLMTENGTFVINGTERVIVSQLHRSPGVFFDHDRGKTHSSGKLLYSARIIPYRGSWLDFEFDPKDCVFVRIDRRRKLPASVLLRALGYTTEEVLDAFYTTNVFHLSGETLSLELIASRLRGEIAVLDIQDEKGKVIVEAGRRITARHINQIEKAGLKTLEVPLDYVLGRTTAKAIVHPATGEILAECNTELNTEILAKIAKAQVVRVETLYTNDIDCGPFVSDTLKIDSTSNQLEALVEIYRMMRPGEPPTKDAAETLFNNLFFSPERYDLSAVGRMKFNRRIGRTEIEGSGVLCKEDIVAVLKTLVDIRNGKGIVDDIDHLGNRRVRCVGEMAENQFRVGLVRVERAVKERLSMAESEGLMPQDLINAKPVAAAVKEFFGSSQLSQFMDQNNPLSEITHKRRVSALGPGGLTRERAGFEVRDVHPTHYGRVCPIETPEGPNIGLINSLAAYARTNQYGFLESPYRVVKDALVTDEIVFLSAIEEADHVIAQASATMNDKKVLIDELVAVRHLNEFTVKAPEDVTLMDVSPKQVVSVAASLIPFLEHDDANRALMGSNMQRQAVPTLRADKPLVGTGMERNVARDSGVCVVARRGGVIDSVDASRIVVRVADDEVETGEAGVDIYNLTKYTRSNQNTCINQRPLVRKGDRVQRSDIMADGPSTDMGELALGQNMRIAFMAWNGFNFEDSICLSERVVQEDRFTTIHIQELTCVARDTKLGPEEITADIPNVGEAALNKLDEAGIVYVGAEVGAGDILVGKVTPKGETQLTPEEKLLRAIFGEKASDVKDTSLRVPTGTKGTVIDVQVFTRDGVERDARALSIEKTQLDEIRKDLNEEFRIVEGATFERLRSALVGHKAEGGAGLKKGQEITDEVLDGLEHGQWFKLRMAEDALNEQLEKAQAYIVDRRRLLDDKFEDKKRKLQQGDDLAPGVLKIVKVYLAIRRRIQPGDKMAGRHGNKGVVSVIMPVEDMPHDANGTPVDVVLNPLGVPSRMNVGQILETHLGLAAKGLGEKINRMIEEQRKVAELRKFLHEIYNEIGGRQESLDDFSDQEILDLAKNLRGGVPMATPVFDGAKESEIKAMLKLADLPESGQMQLTDGRTGNKFERPVTVGYMYMLKLNHLVDDKMHARSTGSYSLVTQQPLGGKAQFGGQRFGEMEVWALEAYGAAYTLQEMLTVKSDDVNGRTKMYKNIVDGDHRMEPGMPESFNVLIKEIRSLGIDIDLETE from the coding sequence ATGGCTTACTCATATACTGAGAAAAAACGTATCCGCAAGGACTTTAGCAAGTTGCCGGACGTCATGGATGTGCCTTACCTCCTGGCCATCCAGCTGGATTCGTATCGTGAATTCTTGCAAGCGGGAGCGACTAAAGATCAGTTCCGCGACGTGGGCCTGCATGCGGCCTTCAAATCCGTTTTCCCGATCATCAGCTACTCCGGCAATGCTGCGCTGGAGTACGTCGGTTATCGCCTGGGCGAACCGGCATTTGATGTCAAAGAATGCGTATTGCGCGGTGTAACTTACGCCGTACCTTTGCGGGTAAAAGTGCGCCTGATCATTTTCGACAAAGAATCGTCGAACAAAGCGATCAAGGACATCAAAGAGCAAGAAGTCTACATGGGTGAAATCCCCCTGATGACTGAGAACGGTACCTTCGTAATCAACGGTACCGAGCGTGTAATCGTTTCCCAGCTGCACCGTTCCCCGGGCGTGTTCTTCGACCACGACCGTGGCAAGACGCACAGCTCTGGCAAACTGCTGTACTCGGCGCGGATCATTCCTTACCGCGGTTCGTGGCTGGACTTCGAGTTCGACCCGAAAGACTGCGTATTCGTGCGTATCGACCGTCGTCGCAAGCTGCCTGCATCGGTACTGCTGCGCGCGCTGGGCTATACCACTGAAGAAGTGCTGGACGCGTTCTACACCACCAACGTTTTCCACCTGAGCGGCGAAACCCTCAGTCTGGAACTGATTGCTTCGCGTCTGCGTGGTGAAATCGCTGTTCTTGATATTCAGGACGAGAAGGGCAAGGTCATCGTTGAGGCTGGTCGCCGTATTACTGCGCGCCACATCAACCAGATCGAAAAAGCCGGCCTCAAGACCCTGGAAGTGCCTCTGGACTACGTCCTGGGCCGCACTACCGCCAAGGCCATCGTGCACCCGGCAACCGGCGAAATCCTGGCAGAGTGCAACACCGAGCTGAACACCGAAATCCTGGCGAAAATCGCTAAGGCCCAGGTTGTTCGCGTCGAGACTCTGTACACCAACGATATCGACTGCGGTCCGTTCGTCTCCGACACCCTGAAGATCGACTCCACCAGCAACCAATTGGAAGCGCTGGTCGAGATCTATCGCATGATGCGTCCAGGCGAGCCGCCAACCAAAGACGCTGCCGAGACCCTGTTCAACAACCTGTTCTTCAGCCCTGAGCGCTATGACCTGTCTGCGGTCGGCCGGATGAAGTTCAACCGTCGTATCGGTCGTACCGAGATCGAAGGTTCGGGCGTGCTGTGCAAGGAAGACATCGTCGCGGTACTGAAGACCCTGGTCGACATCCGTAACGGTAAAGGCATCGTCGATGACATCGACCACCTGGGTAACCGTCGTGTTCGCTGCGTAGGCGAAATGGCCGAGAACCAGTTCCGCGTTGGCCTGGTACGTGTTGAGCGTGCGGTCAAAGAGCGTCTGTCGATGGCTGAAAGCGAAGGCCTGATGCCGCAAGACCTGATCAACGCCAAGCCAGTTGCTGCGGCGGTGAAAGAGTTCTTCGGTTCCAGCCAGCTGTCCCAGTTCATGGACCAGAACAACCCGCTGTCCGAGATCACCCACAAGCGTCGTGTCTCTGCACTCGGCCCGGGCGGTTTGACTCGTGAGCGTGCTGGCTTTGAAGTCCGTGACGTACACCCGACTCACTACGGTCGTGTCTGCCCGATTGAAACGCCGGAAGGTCCGAACATCGGTCTGATCAACTCCCTGGCGGCCTATGCGCGCACCAACCAGTACGGCTTCCTCGAGAGCCCGTACCGTGTGGTGAAAGACGCCCTGGTTACCGACGAGATCGTGTTCCTGTCCGCCATCGAAGAAGCTGATCACGTGATCGCTCAGGCTTCGGCCACGATGAACGACAAGAAAGTCCTGATCGACGAGCTGGTAGCTGTTCGTCACCTAAACGAGTTCACCGTCAAGGCGCCGGAAGACGTCACCCTGATGGACGTATCACCGAAGCAGGTAGTTTCGGTTGCAGCGTCGCTGATCCCGTTCCTCGAGCACGATGACGCCAACCGTGCGTTGATGGGTTCGAACATGCAGCGTCAAGCTGTACCCACCCTGCGCGCTGACAAGCCGCTGGTCGGTACCGGCATGGAGCGTAACGTAGCTCGTGACTCCGGCGTTTGCGTCGTGGCTCGTCGTGGCGGCGTTATCGATTCCGTCGACGCCAGCCGTATCGTGGTTCGTGTTGCTGATGACGAAGTTGAAACCGGCGAAGCTGGTGTCGACATCTACAACCTGACCAAGTACACCCGCTCCAACCAGAACACCTGCATCAACCAGCGTCCGCTGGTGCGTAAAGGTGATCGGGTTCAGCGTAGCGATATCATGGCCGACGGCCCGTCCACCGACATGGGTGAACTGGCGCTGGGTCAGAACATGCGCATCGCCTTCATGGCATGGAACGGCTTCAACTTCGAAGACTCCATCTGCCTGTCGGAACGTGTAGTTCAGGAAGATCGCTTCACCACGATCCACATCCAGGAACTGACCTGTGTGGCACGTGACACCAAGCTTGGGCCAGAGGAAATCACTGCCGACATCCCGAACGTGGGTGAAGCGGCACTGAACAAGCTGGACGAAGCCGGTATCGTTTACGTAGGTGCTGAAGTAGGCGCAGGCGACATCCTGGTGGGTAAGGTCACTCCGAAAGGCGAGACCCAGCTGACTCCGGAAGAAAAACTGCTGCGTGCGATCTTCGGTGAAAAAGCCAGCGACGTTAAAGACACATCCCTGCGTGTACCAACCGGTACCAAGGGCACTGTCATCGACGTACAGGTCTTCACCCGTGACGGCGTTGAGCGTGATGCTCGTGCTCTGTCCATCGAGAAGACTCAGCTCGACGAGATCCGCAAGGATCTGAACGAAGAGTTCCGTATCGTTGAAGGCGCGACTTTCGAACGTCTGCGTTCCGCTCTGGTCGGCCACAAAGCCGAAGGCGGCGCCGGCCTGAAGAAAGGTCAGGAGATCACCGACGAAGTACTCGACGGTCTTGAGCACGGCCAGTGGTTCAAACTGCGCATGGCTGAAGATGCTCTGAACGAGCAGCTCGAGAAGGCCCAGGCCTACATCGTTGATCGCCGCCGTCTGCTGGACGACAAGTTCGAAGACAAGAAGCGCAAACTGCAGCAGGGCGATGACCTGGCTCCAGGCGTGCTGAAAATCGTCAAGGTTTACCTGGCAATCCGTCGCCGCATCCAGCCGGGCGACAAGATGGCCGGTCGTCACGGTAACAAAGGTGTGGTCTCCGTGATCATGCCGGTTGAAGACATGCCGCACGATGCCAATGGCACTCCGGTCGACGTGGTCCTCAACCCACTGGGCGTACCTTCGCGTATGAACGTTGGTCAGATTCTTGAAACCCACCTGGGCCTCGCGGCCAAGGGGCTGGGCGAGAAGATCAACCGCATGATCGAAGAGCAGCGTAAAGTTGCCGAGCTGCGCAAGTTCCTGCACGAGATCTACAACGAGATCGGCGGGCGCCAGGAAAGTCTTGATGACTTCTCCGACCAGGAAATCCTGGATCTGGCGAAAAACCTGCGTGGCGGCGTACCAATGGCCACTCCAGTGTTCGACGGTGCCAAGGAAAGCGAAATCAAGGCCATGCTGAAACTGGCAGACCTGCCAGAAAGCGGCCAGATGCAGCTGACCGACGGCCGTACCGGCAACAAGTTCGAGCGCCCGGTTACCGTTGGCTACATGTACATGCTGAAGCTGAACCACTTGGTAGACGACAAGATGCACGCTCGTTCTACCGGTTCGTACAGCCTGGTTACCCAGCAGCCGCTGGGTGGTAAGGCGCAGTTCGGTGGTCAGCGTTTCGGGGAGATGGAGGTCTGGGCACTGGAAGCATACGGTGCTGCATACACTCTGCAAGAAATGCTCACAGTGAAGTCGGACGATGTGAACGGCCGGACCAAGATGTACAAAAACATCGTGGACGGCGATCACCGTATGGAGCCGGGCATGCCCGAGTCCTTCAACGTGTTGATCAAAGAAATTCGTTCCCTCGGCATCGATATCGATCTGGAAACCGAATAA